From Apium graveolens cultivar Ventura chromosome 9, ASM990537v1, whole genome shotgun sequence, the proteins below share one genomic window:
- the LOC141685496 gene encoding uncharacterized protein LOC141685496, with translation MKEYYNYKLMIRPSEGLTPHLGGRLWQQYVIDAFTAIEQYRLDWIRGHQTTIRSDMYHNIRDALNKGDSNPENVGKATILPASFTGSKRYMNQYFKDAMAICRTLGHPSLFLTMTTNTKWPEIQRMLKFLHGVDVIDAPDIVARVFKMKVDQLLDQIKNKNCFGRYIGVMHVIEFQKRGLPHVHMLIWLHPNDRPKTTEQIDKMVSAEIPDPSIDPVGYEAVKNYMIHGPCGTDCVNSPCMVKGRCIKHFPKRYNSHTYFDDCGFPIYKRRKTGITVKKKGIDLDNRYVVPYNRDLLLRFQCHTNLEICNSSRSLKYLFKYCLKGHDTATMCLRKKTNNKKGCTTTITPEKRPLDEVKQYLNGRYVCASEASWMIFGSENLQEVFDNAGTKKSKLEAWFDANKTYAEAPNLTYSEFPSKFTWHPQPGIWKQRKIGDVIGRLAEVHSSSGELLYLRMLLLRIKGAVCFDDLKTVNDHVYNSFHEACVALENKIVLSVASCGIVAVLLPGGRTAHSRFHIPLKLDRHLLLDRLQRIRVLEHISETTDFSEL, from the exons ATGAAAGAATATTACAATTATAAACTCATGATACGGCCTTCGGAAG GTTTGACTCCACATCTCGGAGGACGTTTATGGCAGCAATATGTTATTGACGCATTTACTGCGATTGAGCAATACAGACTTGACTGGATCAGAGGTCACCAGACCACAATTCGTTCTGATATGTACCACAACATACGAGATGCACTAAACAAGGGTGACAGCAATCCTGAAAATGTCGGCAAGGCAACAATTTTACCAGCCTCCTTCACTGGCAGTAAAAGATACATGAACCAGTATTTCAAGGACGCAATGGCAATTTGTCGAACACTTGGACACCCATCATTGTTCCTTACGATGACCACTAACACAAAATGGCCTGAAATTCAGAGGATGTTAAAATTTCTACATGGTGTTGATGTTATTGACGCACCCGACATCGTTGCAAGGGTATTTAAAATGAAAGTTGACCAACTTCTTGATCAAATAAAAAATAAGAACTGTTTTGGACGTTATATTGGAG TAATGCACGTTATAGAGTTTCAAAAGCGTGGATTGCCACATGTTCACATGCTAATATGGTTGCATCCAAACGATCGTCCCAAAACAACTGAACAAATAGATAAAAtggtttctgcagaaattcctgACCCAAGTATTGATCCAGTTGGTTACGAAGCTGTCAAGAATTACATGATCCACGGACCATGTGGCACTGACTGTGTCAATTCTCCGTGTATGGTTAAAGGTCGTTGTATTAAACATTTTCCTAAAAG GTATAATTCTCACACATACTTTGATGACTGTGGCTTTCCCATCTATAAGAGGAGGAAAACTGGAATTACCGTGAAGAAAAAGGGAATTGACCTGGATAATCGTTATGTTGTCCCCTACAATCGAGATCTTCTATTAAGATTTCAATGTCACACAAATTTGGAAATTTGTAACAGCTCCAGATCATTGAAATATCTGTTCAAATATTGTTTAAAAGGACATGATACCGCCACCATGTGTCTGAGGAaaaaaacaaacaacaaaaaagGGTGCACAACCACAATCACTCCTGAGAAACGACCGCTTGATGAAGTCAAGCAATACTTGAATGGAAGATATGTTTGTGCATCTGAAGCATCATGGATGATATTTG GCTCAGAAAATCTACAGGAAGTTTTCGACAATGCTGGAACAAAGAAAAGCAAATTAGAAGCATGGTTTGATGCAAATAAAACATATGCAGAGGCCCCAAATTTAACCTATTCAGAATTTCCAAGCAAGTTTACATGGCATCCACAACCTGGTATCTGGAAACAGAGGAAAATAGGTGATGTCATCGGTAGGCTTGCTGAAGTACATTCATCTAGCGGTGAACTATTATATCTCCGCATGCTCCTGCTCAGGATTAAAGGTGCTGTATGTTTTGATGATTTGAAGACAGTCAACGACCATGTTTATAACTCCTTTCACGAAGCCTGTGTCGCGCTAG AGAATAAGATTGTGCTTTCTGTTGCCTCATGTGGTATAGTTGCTGTGTTGCTTCCTGGTGGAAGAACCGCACACTCCCGCTTTCACATTCCACTCAAGCTTGATCGTCACCTTCTTCTAGATCGTCTTCAGAGAATAAGGGTTttggagcatatatctgagaCAACAGATTTTTCTGAGTTATAA